In the genome of Delphinus delphis chromosome 15, mDelDel1.2, whole genome shotgun sequence, one region contains:
- the LOC132438529 gene encoding LOW QUALITY PROTEIN: uncharacterized protein C20orf203 (The sequence of the model RefSeq protein was modified relative to this genomic sequence to represent the inferred CDS: deleted 4 bases in 3 codons) — MPTHQPDAGHQQAPSPQGPAPYQERIWVGGEGEVRGCWLGKVGRRDREVGRGPRGSCWEGQRPEGMPRASVGAWGLPSAVLAPGPATWFQGCFCLPSLPAHLISKQQPLPDSSQSLFN, encoded by the exons ATGCCCACCCACCAGCCAGACGCCGGGCACCAACAGGCTCCCTCTCCCCAAGGCCCAGCCCCTTATCAGGAAAGG ATTTgggttggtggggagggggaagtccGAGGCTGCTGGCTC GGCAAGGTGGGTAGGAGAGatagggaagtggggaggggaccACGGGGGTCCTGCTGGGAGGGCCAGAGGCCGGAAGGGATGCCCAGAGCCAGCGTGGGGGCGTGGGGTTTGCCAAGCGCTGTCCTTGCT CCCGGCCCTGCGACATGGTTCCAGGGCTGCTTCTGCCTTCCATCCTTGCCGGCACATTTAATTAGCAAGCAGCAGCCTCTCCCTGATTCATCACAGTCACTGTTTAATTAG